In a single window of the Zonotrichia leucophrys gambelii isolate GWCS_2022_RI chromosome 2, RI_Zleu_2.0, whole genome shotgun sequence genome:
- the TWSG1 gene encoding twisted gastrulation protein homolog 1, protein MRSQYITAPTVTVLLFLLWIPSSAGCNKALCASDVSKCLIQELCQCRPGEGNCSCCKECMLCLGTLWDECCDCVGMCNPRNYSDTPPTSKSTVEELHEPIPSLFRALTEGDTQLNWNIVSFPVAEELSHHENLVSFLETVNQPQHQNVSVPNNNVHTPYSSDKEHMCTVVYFDDCMSIHQCKISCESMGASKYRWFHNACCECIGPECIDYGSKTVKCMNCMF, encoded by the exons ATGAGGTCACAGTACATCACGGCGCCCACAGTCACCGTCCTTCTGTTCCTGCTGTGGATCCCATCCTCAGCAGGCTGCAAcaaggctctgtgtgccagCGACGTCAGCAAGTGCCTGATACAG GAGCTGTGTCAGTGCCGCCCTGGGGAAGGGAACTGTTCCTGCTGTAAGGAGTGCATGCTCTGCCTGGGCACACTTTGGGATGAGTGCTGTGACTGTGTTG GTATGTGCAATCCTCGCAATTACAGTGACACACCTCCGACATCCAAGAGCACTGTCGAGGAGCTGCATGAACcaattccttcccttttccgGGCACTGACAGAAGGGGATACTCAGCTGAACTGGAATATTGTTTCCTTCCCTGTGGCAGAAGAACTGTCACACCATGAGAACCTCGTCTCCTTTTTAGAAACAGTGAACCAGCCACAGCATCAGAATGTCTCTGTTCCAAACAACAATGTCCACACACCTTACTCTAGTGACAAAG AACACATGTGTACTGTGGTGTACTTTGATGACTGCATGTCAATACATCAGTGCAAGATCTCTTGCGAGTCCATGGGAGCTTCCAAATACCGATGGTTTCACAACGCCTGCTGTGAGTGCATTGGGCCAGAATGCATCGACTACGGCAGTAAAACTGTCAAATGTATGAACTGCATGTTCTGA